The DNA region TCCTGAGTCCCGCCGCCCCGTCGCGCGCCAGCGCCACGGCGTAGCCTTCGTACTGGAAGCCGTCCCGCAGCGCCGTCGCCATCGAATCGTCGTCTTCGACGATCAGGACCTTCGGCATCGTCTCGATCCCTTCCTCCCTTTCAAGCGACCGGCCTGACCGGCAGGCCGGTTTCCTCCGCGGCCCCCGGGGAAGCGCCAGGAGACGGCGAAGCGCCCGGTGCGGCAGTCTCCGGACGCCCGGCGATCGGTTGCTTCAGGGGAAGGTGGATGGAGAAGGTGCTTCCCCTTCCCGGCTCGCTCTCGACGGTGACCCGGCCCTGATGGGCCTCGACGATGTGACGCACGATCGAAAGCCCCAGGCCGCTTCCCTTCACGTCGTGGACGAGCCCGGCGCTCACCCGGTGGAACCTCTCGAAGATTTTCGCCTGCTCGGCCGGGGCGATGCCGATGCCGCGATCGGTCACCGAGATCACCAGCATGTCGCCGCGGCGCGCCAAGGCGACGGCTATCTCCCGGGAGCTCCCCGAGTACTTCACGGCGTTGTCCAGGAGGTTGTGCAGCGCCTGGGCGACCGCGTCGGCGTCCATGGCCGCGGGCGGGAGCGGCTCCACCGGCTTCTGGAACGAAAGGCGGAAGCCGGCCGAGGCGAGCCGGATCTCGAAGCTCTTGAGGACGGCGGCGAGGACCTCCCCGGGATCGGCGGGCGCGAACCGGTAGCTCTTGCGGCCCGACTCGATCCGGGCGAAGTCGAGGATGTTGTTGATCAGTCCGGTGAGCCGCCGGCTCTCCACCTCGATGTACTCCCCATATTCCCGCACTTTGTCGGGCGACTGGACCCGGCCCAGGCGAAGGAGCTCCGCGAACACCCGGATGGAGGCGAGCGGGGTCCTGAGCTCGTGCGACACATTGGAGACGAAATCGGATTTCATCTCGGAGAGCGTGATGGCCCGGCTCGCCGCGCGAAGCGAGAAGAGCACTCCTCCGAGGAGCGCGACGGCCAGCAGCGCGGCGAGCGTGAGATTGAAGGCGAAGCTGCGCCGGGCCAGCTTCTCCGGCGTGTTGCCCGCGCTGCTCAGGACCATCGTCCAGTCGGTGAACACGAACGGAATTCGGACGCTGACCGCCACGTCCTTCGCCTCCTGGCCGCCCGCCTTGAAGACGGGCGCTCCGCGGAGGTTCTTCACCGTGACGGTCACGTACTCTGGGGAGGCCTGCGGGAAGAACGCCGGGAGGGCCTTGTGGACGAGCGACGGCAGCAGCTTCTTCCGGAAGAACTCCTCATCGAGGATCATCCCGGCCACTCCGACCACGTCGGAAGCCTCGTTTAGGATCGGATTGACGATGATCCGGTAGTTCGGGTCGCGCTCGTCCACCATCAGCGACGACGGCTGCGAGCCGGCCCACTTGAACCGCAACACCTGCCACGGGGTCGCCGCCAGGATGATCGCCATCGATTCATCGGACGCCGGAGGAGTCTTCAGCGACTGGGTCGCGGGATCGAACACGAGGAAGTTCCCGAAGCGCTCCCGGGTGAAATCGACGAGGAAGAGGCGCTTGGCGCATTCGGGAGGCTTCATCTTCCACTGATGGGCGATCCGGTCGAGGCGCCCCTGCGTGAGGAGCGCGGCGGGTACGTCGAGGGCGCGCTCGGCGGCCGAGCGGTAGTAGTACTGGATGTCGGTGGCGATCGATTCGACGAAGGTGTGAAGGGCCGCCTGATGGGCGAGCGCGGTGGTCCGGCGCAGATGGCCGAGCCAGACGAGCTGCAGACCGAGAAGGACCAGCAGCGGCAGGAGGACTGCCAGAAAACCCAGGACGAGGGTGTGCTTTCTGGCCAGGTCCCTGAGCATGCGGCGCTCGTCTCCAGGATGGAATTCACGAAAAGTATACTGTGGAAAGAGGCGCCGCCCGCGGGCCGCGGCTCCTTTTTACAGGTTTTTGACAACTCCGACATCTTTTTACCCGGGCGCGTGGGACATTTACAGCCCTTCCCCGTACACTCCCGCAGAGTCGATCAACAACCGGTGCGCGCCTCGCGGCAGGATGCCCGGGGCGTCCCCCCTCTGGAAGGAGATCCCCCATGCGGCGTCAAACGTGGCTGGCGATGCTCGCGCTGCTCGTCGTCGCGGCCTTGCCCGCTCTGGCGGGCCATGAAGGCCACCAGAAATGCACCCACACCACCCAGGAATGCCTGGATGCGATGGCGTCGAAGATGAAGAACAGCGGCTGGGTGGGCGTCGAGCTGGAGATCAACGAGGAGAATTACCTGATGACGGTGAAGAAGGTCGTGCCCAACAGCCCGGCCGAGGCCGCCGGCATCGAGGTCGGGGACGTCCTCTTCGCGCTTAACGGCGTGAAGTTCGCGAAGGAGAACGAGGAAGCGATCAAGCAGGTGAAGAAGGACTGGCAGCCCGGCCAGACGGTGACCTACACCCTGAAGCGCAACGGCCTGGACAAGCAGGTGGACGTGACGCTCGCTCCGATGCCGGCCGACGTTCTGGCGGCCTGGATCGGGAACCACATGATGGAGCACGTCTCGACGGACATCGCCGAGAAGGGCGACAAGACCGATCTCAAAGCGGCCGAGAAGGCCGATCTCAAGGACAAGGCCGCGCTGGGCAAGAAGACGAAGTAACGAGAAGCCGTACCGACCCGGCGGGCGCCCCCCGACCTCACCCACTCACCCCCCCAGGCCCACCCGGGGGAAGGCGCCCGCCGGTTTTTCTTGTCGAGCGCCTCCCGGCGCCGAAAGTTACGATCCGCCCGAGAGCCTGCCTCGACCCAGACCGTCACGCAGCCCGCGACTCGAGGATCTCAGGAGCCCCCCCTCTGGCCCCTTCACTATTGCCTCGACATGACCCAGTTCGCCCGGATCACCGGCCTGGGATCGCCGTAGGGTTGGATTGACTCACGCGGCGGAATGCCGATAATGACGCCAGGCCGGCTCGGCGGGCCGGTCGTCACCTTCCGGCACCAAGCGCGCGCCGCCCGTTCCCAAGGAGCAGGCTTTCATGGCTACCCGGCTCGTCGTCAAGCCCAAAGGCTCGCGGGAGGCCTCGAACTCGGTTCATTACCGTTTCACCTCCGAGTCGGTCACGGAGGGGCATCCCGACAAGGTCTGCGACTACGTGGCCGATTCGATCCTGGACGCGTGTCTCGCCCAGGACCGGCTCAGCCGCGTCGCCTGCGAGGTCCTCTGCAAGGAAGGGAACGTCGTGCTCGCCGGAGAGATCACCACGCGGGCGCGGGTCGATTACGAGGCGGCGGCCCGTCAGGCGATCCGGGAGATCGGCTACACGGATCCGGCGGAGCCCTTTCACGCCGACGGGGTCCGGATCACCCGCTTCCTCACCGAGCAGTCCCCGGAGATCTCCCAGGGAGTCCTGGGGACCGATCCGAAGGTCGATCAGGGAGCGGGCGACCAGGGAATCATGTTCGGCTACGCGACGGACGAGACTCCGGAGCTGATGCCGCTTCCCATCTTCCTCGCCCACCGGCTGTCGCTCACGCTGTCCCGCGATCGCCACGAGGGCCGCCAGCCGTGGCTCCGCCCCGACGGAAAGACGCAAGTCTCGGTGATCTACGAGGGCGGGTCGCCGCGGGAGGTGTGCGACGTCCTCGTCTCCACGCAGCACGCGGCTTCCGCCGTCCGGGACGAGATCCGGGCCTACGTGGCGGGCGATCTCGCGTCGCGCGCCCTGGGCTCCTGGCACCACGCGGGGATCCGGTTCGAGGCGAACCCGACCGGCAGCTTCGTCCATGGCGGGCCGTCCGCCGACTGCGGGGTGACGGGAAGGAAGATCATCGTCGACTCCTACGGCGGCGCGGCGCGTCACGGCGGCGGCGCGTTCAGTGGAAAGGATCCCTCCAAGGTCGACCGCAGCGGAGCCTACTTCGCCCGCTTCGTGGCGCGGCAGGTGGTGCAGGAAGGGCTCGCGCGGGCGGCCGAGGTGCAGGTCGCCTACGCGATCGGAGTGGCGAAGCCGATGGCGGTGAAAGTGGAGACGTTCGGCACGGGCGATCCGCGGGCGGCGGCGCGCTTCGTCGAGAATTTCGATTTCCGCCCCGCCGCGATCATCGAGCGGCTGGATCTCCTCCGCCCGATCTACCGCCAGACCACGAACTACGGCCATTTCGGCCGGCCGGGCCTTCCCTGGGAGATCTGACCGGCGCTGGTGGTGTGGTGTCTAGCGGCTTCGCTGGCTCCGGGAATGCCGCGTGGCGCCCCAGGATCGCCGCGCCGAGGGCCCGGCGGGACGCCCGGGCGAGCGGACCGATTGCCGGCCTCGCTGGGCGCGCATCGCCGCCAGGCGATCGCGCAGAGGAATCTCCAGCTGCTCCGCGGCCTTCCGGGAATAATCGAAGCCGGGAAGCGTGACCCGGGGGAGCTGCTTGCCGACGGCCCGCTCGATGGCCCGCAGCTCGGGCTCCTCTTCCTGCGAGACAAAGGTGTAGGCTTCGCCCACCGCCTCGGCCCGCGCCGTGCGCCCGACGCGGTGAATGTAATCCTCCGGCTGGCCAGGCACGTCGAAATTCACCACGTGACTGAGAGCCTCGACGTCGATCCCCCGCGCCGCGATGTCGGTCGCGACCAGCAGCCGGTACTTCCCGTCCTTGAATCCGGCCAGCGCTTCCCGGCGTTGCGACTGGGAGCGGTTGCCGTGGATTCTCGCCGCCGAGACCCCCTGCCGGACGAGAAAGTCGGCCAGGCGGTTCGCCCGGTGCTTGGTGCGGGTGAAGGCGATCACGCTGCGGATCTCGCCGCGCTTGAGAAGCTCCAGCAGCAACGAGGACTTGAGATGCTGCGGCACGGGATAGACGGCGTGGGTGATCCCCACCGCGGGCGCCGACTTGCGTTCCAGGTTGATCATGACCGGGTTCTTGAGCATCTCCCGCGACAGCCCCACGATCGGAGCCGGAAGCGTCGCCGAGAAGAACAGCGTCTGACTCCTCGGTGGAAGGTGGCGCAGGACGCGCCGGATGTCCGGCAGAAAACCCATGTCGAGCATCCGATCGGCTTCGTCCAGAACCAGGACCTCGAGGCCCGCCAGCTTCGCGTAGGGAAACCGGAAGTGATCGAGCAGCCGGCCCGGGGTCGCGACAATCACGTCGACGCCGCTGCGAAACGCGTGCTCCTGGGGCCCCATGCCCACTCCCCCGTACACCGCCGCGCCGGTGAGCGGCGTGTGCACCGCCAGCTCGTCGAGGTGCTCCCCGATCTGCGCCGCCAGCTCGCGCGTCGGCGTGAGGATCAGGGCGCGGGTGGTCCGGCGCGGCTTCGCCATGAGACGGTTGAGGATCGGGAGCAGAAACGCCGCGGTCTTGCCGCTTCCCGTCATGGCGCACGCCAGGACGTCGCGCCCCTCCATGGCCGGAGGGATCGCGTCTTTCTGAATGGGGGTGGGGCGGGTGAAGCCGAGCTCCTTGATTCCCCGCTGGAGATCGTGGTGCAGACCGAATTCTGTGAAGGGCATCTTTCCTTTCGTGAAGCGGCGCTCACGCTCGAACGCGATCGAACCGCTCTTCAATCCGACGTTTTGATTTAGGGAACGGAGGAGTCGCCGGAGGTGCCGCCGTTCAGGCTCGTTGAGCCGTCGTATCAGTTCCGCGCAGCGTGGAAATCAACCTTGGAGGAGAGGCTTTCCTTGATGCGAGGCGGATAGCATGGCAGATCTCGCCTCATTTTGCAAGCCTTCTTGCGCCGGCGGCGCGGCGCCGGTCCTCCGGGGGGCGTTTCGGCGGGAGGGCGCCGCCCCCGCGATCCGCTGGAAAAAGGGCGGTCCGCGGGGTCGGGAAGGCTAGGCTCCCCGCAGCTTCTCCTTGAGCAGCTTCTGGACGACCACGGGGTTCCCCTTGCCCTGGGTCGCCTTCATCACCTGCCCCATGAAGAAGCCGAACGTGGCCTCCTTGCCGGAGCGGTATTGGGCGAGAGGACCGGGATGGGCGGCGATCACTTTCTCGATGATCGCGAGCAGTTCCGGCTCGTCGCTCACCTGCGTCAGGCCCCTTGCCCGGACGATTTCCTCCGGCGATCGCCGGCTGCGCCACATCTCCTCGAACACCTCCTTGGCGAGCGTCCCGCTGAGCGTGCCGGCGCTCACCAGGCCGATCAGCGCCGCCAGGCGCTCGGCGGGAACGGGGCAGTCTGCGATCTCCGCCTTCTCCTCCTTCAGCCTCCGCAGGACCTCACCCATCACCCAGTTGCTCGCTCCCTTCGGGTTTCCGGAGGCCCGCGCGGCCGTCTCGAAATAGTCGCAGAGGCCCGAGCTGGAAGTGAGCACGTCGGCGTCGTAGGCGGGAAGGCCGTATTCCCGCACCAGGCGGTCCTTCCGGGCCAAAGGCAATTCAGGCAGAGCGCGGCGGATCTCCTCGATCCAGGGGTCGGAGACGATCAGGGGAAGCAGATCGGGCTCCGGAAAGTAGCGGTAGTCGTGCGCCTCCTCCTTGCTGCGCATCGAGGAGGTGACGCCGGTGTCGGGGCTGTAGAGGCGGCTCTCCTGGGTCAGTTTCCCGCCCGTCCGCAGGATTTCGCCCTGCCGCTCGATCTCGTACTGCAGGGCCCGCTGGATGAACTTGAACGAGTTGAGGTTCTTCAGCTCGATCTTGGTGCCCAGCTCCTTGCGGCCGGCCGGCCGTACCGAGACGTTGGCGTCGCAACGCAGCGAGCCTTCCTCCATATTGCCGTCGCAGACGCCGAGGTAGAGCAGGAGGGTCCGCAGCGCCGAGAGGTAGGCGTGCGCCTCCTCGGGCGAGGCGATGTCGGGCTCGCTGACGATCTCGATGAGAGGCACCCCGGCCCGGTTCAAGTCGACGTAGGTCCGATCGTCGGCGTGGTGGATCGACTTCCCGGCGTCCTCCTCGAGATGGATCCGGGTCAGGCCGATGCGCTTGCGGGCGCCGGACGTCTCGATGGTGATCGCGCCTCCCGTGCACAGCGGCCGGTCGTACATCGAGATCTGGTATCCCTTGGGAAGGTCGGGATAGAAATAGTTCTTCCGGGCGAAAAGGCTGCGCGGCTGAATCTCGCAGCCCACGGCGAGGCCGACCTTCACGGCGTACTCGACCGCCTTCTTGTTCAGGACCGGCAGGACCCCGGGCATTCCCAGGCAGACCGGGCAGGTATTGTGGTTCGGAGGGTTTCCGAATTGGGTCGTGCACCCGCAGAAGATCTTGCTCTGGGTCAGGAGCTGGGCGTGCACTTCGAGCCCGATGACCGGCTCAAATTCCATCGTCGCTCCGGGGGTGGCGCGCGCTCGCAGGCGGCGGAAACCGCGGCATTATAGCACCCGCCCGCGCGCTTCCGGGGCGGACGGAGCCGGCGCGCCTCCTTGCGAGCCCACGGAATTCGGCCGCCGGCGCGGCGGTGGGTGAGCTCGAGGCGCCGGCCTCGGGGAGCTTGGCGCGGCGCGGCACACCCGCGAGGCGTTGCGGGGCGGCCGCTCCAGGAGTACGATCCGGCGGTCGCCCCATCCCGGGAGAACTCATGCGAAGGCTCGCTTTCGTCCCCATCGTCCTGTCTCTCTCGCTCCCCGCCGCCGGCACGGCGGCCCTCGCCGGCTTCGACGATCTCGAGAAATCGTTCGACGCCTATTACCGGACCGGCCTCGACACGGCGAACGTCGTCGCCGTGGAGAACCTGACTCTCCAGAAGGACGCCATGACCCTGCTGCTCAAGAAAGGGGTCCTGGTGCCGATGCTGCCGATCGAAGGCGAGGTGACAGGGGCGATCTTCGTGGGCGAAGGAACCGCCTCGCTGACGCCGCCGACGCCGATGGACGCCTGGTTCCTCAAGAAGAACTACGGCGCGCCGCAATTCTCGGAGAAGTTCACCGCTCTTTTCATGCGCTTCTCGGACGGGACCGAGAAGAGCTTTCCCAAAGCTGCCCCGGGCACCGACACCACCACCGTTACGACCGGTCTGGACGCCATCGTGAAGGCTTTCAAGGAGCGCCAGGGGGTCGCCGACGGATGGCTCGGGACGTTCGACATGGACATGCACTATCTCGACAACCGCATCGGCGGAATCAAGGGCCAGGAGTTCTTCTACGCGCAGCTCCAGACGCAGAAATGGGGCTGGGTCACGTTCTCCTTCGATCTCGGCAAGGTCCTTGAGGTCAATCTGGGCCACGACCGGACCGTCGGAGCGTATCGGGACTACCTGGCTTGGGCGGAGTTCCACCGCAAGGAGGACTATCAGCAGGGCCGCTACGTGATGATGCCGGCGGCGGACAGCAAGGACCTCATCGATGTCCTGCAGACCGACATGGCGGTGTCGATCCCTACCACCAAGACCGTTGAGATCGACGCGAAGATCAGATTCAAGGCTCTGGCGCAGCCTGTCTCAGCCGTTCGGTTCGATCTCGTGAACCAGTACGGCAATGTCTCCTGGAGGGACGCGTCCCGTCCCGTGAAAGTCGAGTCGGTCGAGGACGCGCAGGGCAACGTCCTTCCCCATCTGCACAAGCGCGACGAGCTTCTGATTCGTCTGAGCAAGCCGATCCAGGCCGGCGAGGAGTTCGTCGTCAGGGTTCGGGCGAAAGAGGACACCATCATCCAGGCGACCGCCGAATCCTACCTCCTTTACAACATCTACCCGTGGTACCCGCAATATCATTTCCCGTACGGAAGGACCTCCTTCGACTTCAACATCGAGATTCAAAAACCGCTGATCGCCGCCGGCTCGGGTCACGTGGTCCGGAGGTGGGAAAACAAGGAAACGAAGATGGATGGAGTGGAATTGAGGATGGACGAGCAGGTCGCCTCGCCCAGCATCCTCTTCGGACGTTTTCAAAACGAGACTGGGGTTCTCAACAGCGAGGTGTCCGGGCAACCCGTGAACGTCGGCGTTTACGCATTCCCCGTGCAGACCTACACCATCACGGATCCACAGGAACTCGAGGACATGGGACTCAAGACGCCCGTCAGCGGCACGATCACCATTCCTCAAGGAAAGATGAAGGGGATTCTCGAAGAAACCCAGAACGTCATCAAGCTGTACGAGAAGCTCTATGGCCCCTTCCCCTATCACGACCTCCAGGTTGCCCAGGCCTATCCAGGCTTCGGATATGGCCAGGGCCCTCCAGGCCTGGTCCAGCTGGACGGCTTCGCGTTCCAATCCCAAGCCGAGCTGGAAACGGATTTCCTTCACGAGTTCCTTTCTCACGAGGTGGGCCATCAATACTGGGGGAATTGCCTGGGAGAGGCCAACGATCGGGAGACGTGGCTTTCGGAAAGCTTTGCAGAGTACTCCGCCGGGCTGTACGTCCAGGCGCTCCTGGGTAACAGGCGATTCCAACAGAAAATGAATGATTGGAAGAAAAACGCCCGGCAGGCCGATCCGGTGGCCCCGATTGCGCTGGCGACCGCGGTGAGCGGGGACAACGCGGGAAAATACTACACGCAGCTGGTCTACGACAAAGGCCCGCTGGTGGTCCACATGATCCGGATGCAGATGGGGAACGACAATTACGTCAAGGCGATGACCGGGCTCATGACGAAATACAGGCATCAGAACATCACGACCGAGATCCTCTCGAAGGAGCTGGGCCTCGTGACCAGGTACAACTGGGACTATTTCTTCGACCAGTGGTTCCGGGGGGTGGGGATTCCCGAGATTCACTGCAAATGGAAGGCGACGCCCAAGGACGGGAAATACCTGTTCGAGATGACCTTGAGCCAGAAGGACTCCGAGAATTTCAAGAAGATCCTGGCGCTGCCGGTCGTGTGGCACGGCGCGTCCAAGGAGCAGGTGGCCCAGAAGGACCTGCCGTTCGCCAAGCAGGGGCAGGTCGTGCAGGTGATGCTCCCGTTCGAGCCGAAGGGCGTGGAAGTGGATCCCAACCACAACCTCCTGGCCGACATCGTCATGGACAAATGAGTTTAGCCTGGCAAGGCCGCCCGCTGGCTCGCCAGCAGGTAGGCGCCGTTGACTCCCAGCAGCAGCAACGCCATAAGCAAAAGAGCGATCTCCGCGACCCGCACCGACCACCCTGACTGATTCGCTTTTCCCAGCAGGCCGGCGCCCACCAGGAGCCACAGGGCCATGATACTGGGCGGCGCAAAGAGGATGCAGCCCCGCCAGGCATAGAAAGTGACCATCGTCTGCCGGATCACGAGGATGGAGCCGAGCGTCGCCACCCGGAACAGGGTTTCGAAATCTCCGTCCTTCAGCCTCTGAATCAGGCCCCGACCCGAAACCACCAGAAGAACCAGCAGAAGACACTCATAGGCGAGGTTCGCAGGAGCCAAGGGCCGGAGGTTCTTCAGATCCCACATGTAGGCGGTGACCGGTCTCCAGGGCTGGGCGAGGATCGACATGACGAAGAACCGGTAGATCCCCGCCAGGTACGCGCGCGGGTCGAGCAGGCGGCTGAAATCGGAGTGGAAGACGAGGAAGTGATCCATGTGCGTCGCGAGGTTTGCCGAGGCGCTCGGGAAGAGCTTGTCCTCCCAGGTGGGATAAAACGCCGGCCCCATGGACCCGCGCGCCGTGATCACCAGCAGGCAGAAGCCGACCAGAAGAGTCGCCGCGTAGACCGCGGCCTCCCGGAGGATCCCCGTGCCGCCTCGGCGGGTCGCTCGCAGGACGGCCGTCACTACGAACACCGGCGCGAGGTAGACGTTCTCGAGGCTCATGGATAGAGCGAGCAGGGTGAGCAACGCCAGGATCGCGCCTTCGAAGACTCCGCCCGTCCGCGCATAGCGTCCGGCGCTTTCCAGGAAGAGCAGCAGGAACATCAGCGAGGCGAGGAAAGTCTCGAACAGGCTGGAGAAGGCCAGAATCGCCAGGGAAAAGGCGAAGACGCAGGTAAGCAGGAAAGCGATCCTCCGCAATCCCGCCGCGGCGACGGCGCCGAGCGCCCGGTGGAAAAGGACCACGGCAATCCAACCAATCAGGGCGGATTGCAGATAGAGGTATTCATGACCGAGGCGAGGCACGCCGAGCGCTTCCCCGAGGCGCTCCAGGTCCTTGAACGGAAAGGTGAGAATCGATACTCCGATGTGCCGCGGGCCCGTAGTGAAGCTCAGAGCGTCCTTCAGGTACCGGGCCATGTCGGAGCCGAAGAGATAGTCCATCCTCTCGGTCGTTTCCCGGTGAAAAAAGGAGAGCAAGTAGAAGAGGGGAAGGAAGAAGAGAAAAGGCGGAAATCCGCGCCCGAACGTCCCGCGACGCCTGAGGAAGGCCAGGAAAAAGGCCCAGAAGCAGAGATTGCACCCCAGCGAGGCGCCCTGGACTCTCGGCCCCAGCGCCAGGCTTCCGAGGATCGCGAGGAGCATCCCCGCCGGCAGAATCATTTCGAGAAGCTCGGGGCGGCGCGATGGTAGCGGCCGATCGCTCCCGCCGCCGCTCATGCGGGAAGAAAGGTCCTTCCCGAGCGCGCCAGGTCCCTCACCAGGGGGACCGGCCGGAAGCGCGGCCCGTGGATCGACGCGAGCCGATCCATGCGGGTGACGGCTTCCGTCAGAGGGAGGGAGTCGGCGTACCGCAGCAGCCCGCCGCGGAAGGGAGGGAAGCCGGTTCCCATGACCATCGCGAGATCGACGTCGGCGGGGGTCCTGGCGATCCCCTCGACCAGGCACAGCGCGGCTTCATTGATCATCGGCAGGATCATCCGGTCCACCGCCTCGGCTTCGGGGGCGATTCGCCCGCCCCGATCGGTCACGAGGGCGTAGACGGTGGGATCGGGACGCCCCCGCTTCTCCCCCTGCCAGCAATAGAATCCGCGCCCGGCTTTTTTCCCCAGACGCTTCTCGGCGGCGGCCGCCTCCAGCACGCGCGGCGGACGGATGCGATCCCCGAACGCCTCCCCGAGGATTCCGGAGACCTTGGTGGCGACGTCGATCCCGACCTGATCGAGCAGCTCGAAAGGGCCCACCGGCATGCCGAAATGCCTCATCGCCCGGTCGGCGACCTCGATAGGGGTCCCTTCCTTGAGCAGGGCGAGCGCCTCGTTCAAGTACGCCATCAGGATGCGATTCACCAGGAAGCCGGGGCCGTCGTTCACCACCACCGGCGTCTTCTTCAAGCGACGCGTGAGATCGACGAGGGTCGCGACCGCTTCGTCCGAGGTGGCGGTGCCGCGGATGATCTCCACGAGAGGCATCCGGTCGACGGGATTGAAGAAGTGCATTCCGGCGACGTTTTCGGGGAACCGGCTGCCGGCGGCGATGAGATCGATCCGGAGGGAGGAGGTGTTCGAGGCGAAGAGGCATCCTCCCTGAGTCGTCTGCTCGACTTCCGAGAGGACTTTCCGCTTCACTTCGAGATTCTCGACCACCGCCTCGATCACCACGGGAAGCCGCGCGAACCCGGCGTAGGTGGTGGTCGGGAGGATCCGCGTCATCGGACCGATCACTTCCCGGAGTCCCTGCTTCCGCCGCCGCGCCTCGGCCTCGAAGACCTGCCGGGCATGGCGCAGCCCCAATCCCAGCGGCTTGAGGTCGACGTCTTTCATCCTCACGGTGATGCCGGCGGCGGCCGCCACCTGGGCGATCCCTCCCCCCATCACTCCGGCGCCGAGGAGCCCGAGGCG from Candidatus Polarisedimenticolia bacterium includes:
- a CDS encoding HAMP domain-containing sensor histidine kinase, which translates into the protein MLRDLARKHTLVLGFLAVLLPLLVLLGLQLVWLGHLRRTTALAHQAALHTFVESIATDIQYYYRSAAERALDVPAALLTQGRLDRIAHQWKMKPPECAKRLFLVDFTRERFGNFLVFDPATQSLKTPPASDESMAIILAATPWQVLRFKWAGSQPSSLMVDERDPNYRIIVNPILNEASDVVGVAGMILDEEFFRKKLLPSLVHKALPAFFPQASPEYVTVTVKNLRGAPVFKAGGQEAKDVAVSVRIPFVFTDWTMVLSSAGNTPEKLARRSFAFNLTLAALLAVALLGGVLFSLRAASRAITLSEMKSDFVSNVSHELRTPLASIRVFAELLRLGRVQSPDKVREYGEYIEVESRRLTGLINNILDFARIESGRKSYRFAPADPGEVLAAVLKSFEIRLASAGFRLSFQKPVEPLPPAAMDADAVAQALHNLLDNAVKYSGSSREIAVALARRGDMLVISVTDRGIGIAPAEQAKIFERFHRVSAGLVHDVKGSGLGLSIVRHIVEAHQGRVTVESEPGRGSTFSIHLPLKQPIAGRPETAAPGASPSPGASPGAAEETGLPVRPVA
- a CDS encoding PDZ domain-containing protein; the encoded protein is MRRQTWLAMLALLVVAALPALAGHEGHQKCTHTTQECLDAMASKMKNSGWVGVELEINEENYLMTVKKVVPNSPAEAAGIEVGDVLFALNGVKFAKENEEAIKQVKKDWQPGQTVTYTLKRNGLDKQVDVTLAPMPADVLAAWIGNHMMEHVSTDIAEKGDKTDLKAAEKADLKDKAALGKKTK
- the metK gene encoding methionine adenosyltransferase; translated protein: MATRLVVKPKGSREASNSVHYRFTSESVTEGHPDKVCDYVADSILDACLAQDRLSRVACEVLCKEGNVVLAGEITTRARVDYEAAARQAIREIGYTDPAEPFHADGVRITRFLTEQSPEISQGVLGTDPKVDQGAGDQGIMFGYATDETPELMPLPIFLAHRLSLTLSRDRHEGRQPWLRPDGKTQVSVIYEGGSPREVCDVLVSTQHAASAVRDEIRAYVAGDLASRALGSWHHAGIRFEANPTGSFVHGGPSADCGVTGRKIIVDSYGGAARHGGGAFSGKDPSKVDRSGAYFARFVARQVVQEGLARAAEVQVAYAIGVAKPMAVKVETFGTGDPRAAARFVENFDFRPAAIIERLDLLRPIYRQTTNYGHFGRPGLPWEI
- a CDS encoding DEAD/DEAH box helicase, with translation MPFTEFGLHHDLQRGIKELGFTRPTPIQKDAIPPAMEGRDVLACAMTGSGKTAAFLLPILNRLMAKPRRTTRALILTPTRELAAQIGEHLDELAVHTPLTGAAVYGGVGMGPQEHAFRSGVDVIVATPGRLLDHFRFPYAKLAGLEVLVLDEADRMLDMGFLPDIRRVLRHLPPRSQTLFFSATLPAPIVGLSREMLKNPVMINLERKSAPAVGITHAVYPVPQHLKSSLLLELLKRGEIRSVIAFTRTKHRANRLADFLVRQGVSAARIHGNRSQSQRREALAGFKDGKYRLLVATDIAARGIDVEALSHVVNFDVPGQPEDYIHRVGRTARAEAVGEAYTFVSQEEEPELRAIERAVGKQLPRVTLPGFDYSRKAAEQLEIPLRDRLAAMRAQRGRQSVRSPGRPAGPSARRSWGATRHSRSQRSR
- the gatB gene encoding Asp-tRNA(Asn)/Glu-tRNA(Gln) amidotransferase subunit GatB; the encoded protein is MRARATPGATMEFEPVIGLEVHAQLLTQSKIFCGCTTQFGNPPNHNTCPVCLGMPGVLPVLNKKAVEYAVKVGLAVGCEIQPRSLFARKNYFYPDLPKGYQISMYDRPLCTGGAITIETSGARKRIGLTRIHLEEDAGKSIHHADDRTYVDLNRAGVPLIEIVSEPDIASPEEAHAYLSALRTLLLYLGVCDGNMEEGSLRCDANVSVRPAGRKELGTKIELKNLNSFKFIQRALQYEIERQGEILRTGGKLTQESRLYSPDTGVTSSMRSKEEAHDYRYFPEPDLLPLIVSDPWIEEIRRALPELPLARKDRLVREYGLPAYDADVLTSSSGLCDYFETAARASGNPKGASNWVMGEVLRRLKEEKAEIADCPVPAERLAALIGLVSAGTLSGTLAKEVFEEMWRSRRSPEEIVRARGLTQVSDEPELLAIIEKVIAAHPGPLAQYRSGKEATFGFFMGQVMKATQGKGNPVVVQKLLKEKLRGA
- a CDS encoding M1 family aminopeptidase, with amino-acid sequence MRRLAFVPIVLSLSLPAAGTAALAGFDDLEKSFDAYYRTGLDTANVVAVENLTLQKDAMTLLLKKGVLVPMLPIEGEVTGAIFVGEGTASLTPPTPMDAWFLKKNYGAPQFSEKFTALFMRFSDGTEKSFPKAAPGTDTTTVTTGLDAIVKAFKERQGVADGWLGTFDMDMHYLDNRIGGIKGQEFFYAQLQTQKWGWVTFSFDLGKVLEVNLGHDRTVGAYRDYLAWAEFHRKEDYQQGRYVMMPAADSKDLIDVLQTDMAVSIPTTKTVEIDAKIRFKALAQPVSAVRFDLVNQYGNVSWRDASRPVKVESVEDAQGNVLPHLHKRDELLIRLSKPIQAGEEFVVRVRAKEDTIIQATAESYLLYNIYPWYPQYHFPYGRTSFDFNIEIQKPLIAAGSGHVVRRWENKETKMDGVELRMDEQVASPSILFGRFQNETGVLNSEVSGQPVNVGVYAFPVQTYTITDPQELEDMGLKTPVSGTITIPQGKMKGILEETQNVIKLYEKLYGPFPYHDLQVAQAYPGFGYGQGPPGLVQLDGFAFQSQAELETDFLHEFLSHEVGHQYWGNCLGEANDRETWLSESFAEYSAGLYVQALLGNRRFQQKMNDWKKNARQADPVAPIALATAVSGDNAGKYYTQLVYDKGPLVVHMIRMQMGNDNYVKAMTGLMTKYRHQNITTEILSKELGLVTRYNWDYFFDQWFRGVGIPEIHCKWKATPKDGKYLFEMTLSQKDSENFKKILALPVVWHGASKEQVAQKDLPFAKQGQVVQVMLPFEPKGVEVDPNHNLLADIVMDK